A section of the Pseudovibrio sp. M1P-2-3 genome encodes:
- a CDS encoding cobalt-precorrin-5B (C(1))-methyltransferase — translation MTGSERKELRRGWTTGACAAAAAKSSYQKLLSGEFADPVQITLPRGETPAFALAAEEVGEGWASSSIIKDAGDDPDVTHGALITSRLKLLPIGSGLLFKAGKGVGTVTKPGLPIPVGEPAINPRPREIIARELEEIAKTHNTPLDVEVEISIADGEKLAQKTMNPRLGILGGLSVLGTTGIVRPFSCAAWIASIHRGVDVARATGQQMVAAATGATSEDALKGVYPDLPESAYLDMGDFAGGLLKYLRAHPVPKLVLAGGPAKLVKLAQGAMDLHSARSGVDFQRLAQMLDCSSVSEEFHTQVSSANTVKQVLELCQDHEVTFGEYIALAAQKAALEILRGAPVNLEIFVIDRQGNRIGHAPFFP, via the coding sequence ATGACGGGATCAGAGCGAAAAGAACTGCGCAGAGGTTGGACTACGGGCGCTTGCGCGGCGGCGGCGGCTAAATCTTCCTACCAGAAATTGCTATCGGGGGAGTTTGCTGACCCTGTACAAATTACGCTGCCTCGCGGTGAAACTCCTGCCTTTGCTCTGGCTGCCGAAGAGGTGGGGGAAGGATGGGCGAGTTCCTCCATTATCAAGGATGCAGGTGATGATCCTGATGTAACTCACGGGGCGCTGATTACCTCCCGCCTGAAGCTTTTACCCATTGGTTCCGGTTTGCTTTTTAAAGCAGGAAAAGGGGTTGGAACGGTTACAAAGCCGGGGCTGCCCATTCCTGTTGGAGAACCCGCTATAAACCCCAGACCAAGGGAAATCATAGCAAGAGAGTTAGAGGAAATCGCCAAGACCCATAACACGCCACTGGATGTTGAAGTCGAGATCTCCATCGCGGATGGTGAGAAATTGGCACAAAAAACTATGAATCCACGTCTTGGTATTTTGGGGGGACTATCAGTTCTTGGAACTACGGGAATTGTACGGCCTTTTTCTTGTGCTGCGTGGATTGCCTCCATCCACCGGGGTGTGGATGTTGCTCGGGCTACCGGTCAGCAGATGGTGGCAGCTGCCACAGGGGCAACATCGGAAGATGCATTGAAGGGGGTATACCCAGACTTACCTGAAAGCGCCTACTTGGATATGGGGGATTTTGCAGGTGGTTTGCTAAAATACTTGCGTGCTCACCCTGTTCCGAAGTTGGTGCTGGCTGGAGGGCCTGCAAAGCTTGTGAAGCTGGCTCAAGGCGCGATGGATCTGCACTCGGCCCGAAGTGGGGTTGATTTTCAACGGCTAGCCCAGATGCTTGACTGTTCGTCTGTATCTGAGGAATTCCATACTCAGGTGAGCTCCGCAAATACTGTAAAGCAGGTTCTGGAGCTTTGTCAGGACCATGAAGTTACCTTCGGTGAATATATTGCGCTGGCAGCACAGAAAGCTGCACTTGAAATTCTGCGCGGAGCTCCTGTGAATTTGGAGATTTTTGTCATTGATCGGCAAGGAAATCGTATTGGGCACGCCCCCTTTTTTCCTTAA